Proteins encoded within one genomic window of Pithys albifrons albifrons isolate INPA30051 chromosome 9, PitAlb_v1, whole genome shotgun sequence:
- the LGI1 gene encoding leucine-rich glioma-inactivated protein 1 isoform X2 codes for MGLPHLEYLFIENNNIKSISRNTFRGLKSLIHLSLANNNLQSLPRDIFKGLDSLTNVDLRGNAFHCDCKLKWLVEWLGSTNATVEDIFCESPPVYNGRKINSLSTNDFDCIITEFEVYQSLPYQSLSVDTFSYMNDEHVVIAQPFTGKCIFLEWDHVEVMFRNYDNITGTSTVVCKPIVIESQLYVIVAQLFGGSHIYKRDIFANKFIKIQDIEILKIRKPNDIETFRIAEDWYFVVADSSKAGFTTVYKWNGNGFYSHQSLHAWYRDTDVEYLEISGKPHLILSSSSQRPVIYQWNKGTNEFVKRFDIQDMEDAYAVKHFKVKEDVYICLTRFIGDSKVMKWGGSAFLDSQRMPSRGSMVFQPLQISNYQYAILGSDYSFTQVYYWDAEKSKFVKFQELNVQAPRSFIHVSIDRRDFLFASSFKGTTLIYKHVIVDLSA; via the exons ATGGGCCTTCCTCATCTAGAATATTT GTTCATAGAGAACAACAACATCAAGTCCATTTCAAGAAATACTTTCAGAGGACTGAAATCCTTAATTCACCT GAGTCTTGCAAATAATAATCTCCAGTCGCTTCCAAGAGACATATTCAAAGGCTTGGATTCTTTAACAAATGT AGATCTTAGAGGCAATGCATTTCATTGTGACTGCAAACTGAAGTGGTTAGTGGAATGGCTGGGCAGCACCAATGCAACAGTTGAAGACATTTTCTGTGAAAGCCCACCAGTATATAACGGTCGCAAAATCAATAGCCTTTCTACAAATGACTTTGATTGCATTATTACAG AATTTGAAGTTTATCAGTCCCTGCCATACCAATCTCTCTCAGTAGATACTTTCTCATATATGAATGATGAACACGTGGTTATTGCTCAGCCTTTTACTGGAAAATGCATCTTTCTTGAATGGGACCATGTGGAAGTGATGTTCAGGAATTACGACAACATTACAG gtACTTCGACTGTTGTGTGTAAACCTATAGTTATTGAGAGTCAGCTGTATGTCATTGTCGCACAGCTGTTTGGAGGCTCCCACATATataaaagagatatttttgcTAATAAGTTTATAAAAATCCAAGATATTGAAATCCTTAAAATCCGAAAACCCAATGACATTGAAACTTTCAGGATTGCTGAAGACTGGtattttgttgttgcagacAGTTCAAAGGCTGGTTTCACCACAGTTTACAAGTGGAATGGGAATGGATTTTATTCCCATCAGTCTCTGCATGCCTGGTACAGAGATACTGATGTGGAGTATCTTGAAATATCTGGCAAACCTCATTTAATTCTGTCAAGTAGTTCCCAAAGACCTGTAATATATCAATGGAACAAAGGAACAAATGAATTTGTTAAGCGGTTTGATATCCAGGATATGGAAGATGCATATGCAGTGAAGCATTTCAAAGTGAAAGAGGATGTATACATTTGCTTAACAAGATTTATTGGGGACTCTAAAGTAATGAAATGGGGTGGTTCAGCATTTCTGGATTCACAAAGAATGCCATCCCGAGGGTCAATGGTATTCCAACCACTTCAGATAAGTAATTATCAATATGCCATTCTTGGAAGTGATTATTCTTTTACTCAAGTCTATTATTGGGATGCGGAAAAGTCAAAATTTGTGAAGTTTCAAGAATTAAACGTACAGGCACCAAGATCTTTCATACATGTCTCCATCGATAGGCGagattttctctttgcttcaaGTTTTAAGGGAACTACATTGATTTATAAACATGTCATAGTTGACTTAAGCGCATGA